TTGCACTATTTTACAGCATGCAACCAACTCCCTTCCAAATTCTTATAAGGCACGCCTTCTTCTCCGAACACCCAAGGTTGGCAGTTTCATTTTGTTGTGGATCTTGATTGAAGAAGTGCCATCATATTCATAATCTTCTTGCTCTCTATCTCCATGCATGTAAAACCACAACCGAGAATCCCTATCAAATCGTATACACGGGTCAAGTTCATAGTGCAAGCGATCCAAGGCCCCGCTTACAACATGTTCAACTTGATCATCATCGATGTCTTCAATAATGAACTGAGAGTCCCTAACTAGAGTACATATATCTGATCTTGTACCCATGCCGTCAGGTAATCTAGCAGCTGCATCTCTCACAAGGCAAAGCATAGTGAAACAAGGAGGCCGATTGGGCTTTAAAATGAAATGGTCCCGGGCTTTTCTTGATGGCTTACCACTACACCTCCTCATAGGAGCAACTGAAGATTTCTTGCCGTCAACAGTTGTATAAGAAAATGACTGTTGTGGGACTAAATACCTCAAAGCTTCTTCCATGCGGAAATATGCTCTCACTTGCTCACTGCTTGGACTAATGGTGGCAATGCTAATCTTCAGATTTCTTGTGGCGCTAAACCTTTCAGCGCTGCTCCAATGTACCATGAACTCCAATGGTGGGGGAGGAAGATTCCAAATCTTCTGAAGCATGTCTCTTGAGGCTCGCAGCCATTCAGAAAAGCACTCAACTAGCTTATTAAGAGTTTGGCTCCTCAAGCCCCAAGCCTTGGGAGATACACAGGCACATTCACCTCGAAATAAGAGAGATGGGATTGGACCAATCCATGACCAATGTTTACTAGATTTGTGATACGTAATCAGCGGCTGCCAGGAAGGTACCCCTGAAGGAGCTATTGTCGATGAAAATATCTTTAAAGCTCCCCGGACTAAATCCTTAAGAGACGCTTTCAGCTCAAATATACGTGCGTCTCCAGGGCTGGATCTCAGCCGTTGCACGATTTCTTCAATTGTAAGAGAAGGCAATTTCTTCTGTACACATTCTGAAGCATTGATGCATTTGTCACTCTTATGCAGTTGAAAGACAGAATTGCTTCTTGCATCTTTGCCAATGATTTCCAGACAGAGGCCATGTCTAGGTCCTTTTCCACTGTTGGCAACCTCCACTCGCCTGCTATGTGTTACAGTAAAATCTTCTGCGACTGGAGTGATCAATACAAGCCGAACAGCAGAAAGAAAGTGAATAATGGAAAATTCCGAGTCAAATGCAGAAGCGGATATCTTTTTAGGATTCCTATTCTGGTTGGTAGGTGCTTTTGCAAGGAGCCGATCCACCGAACCTGCGAGAAACTACCATGATTGTCCAACTTGCATGAATCACATTCAGCGTTAAGTTTTCCAGTCATTTGTTACACAGCTTACCTGTGTCTTTTGCCAAGTCCATCAAAACATTGGCAGCATCCAAATCTTCCTGCTCTAGCATGTCATGTGACACTCTTCCAATGAAGTCTTTGTTTCTCATAGCAGCTTCCTACGTAAttaatttcacaaataaaaaGCAGAAAATAGATGTCATAATGTCATATCTTTATATGCAAAATACATGCACATCTTCACTCATGATGATGCAGCAGGAAGGATGACAAATATTGGTAGCCCACTAACGTGccaaaaaagggagagaatgaATAAATAGAGAGGGAAGAGGAGGGAGAAGGAAAAGGGAGAGGGAGCAAAGAGGAGGAGGGAGGGGAGTGGTGGTGATCAGTGATCAGTGATGGTGATGGTGGAGGGGAGTGGTGGGTGGatctttttattaaaaaaaaaaaaagttctaataaaattttatattttaaaaacacacTCCGACAAGCAACTACaataaaatttgttttatatataatgttatagtaaaatttttgaaaaatacttCCAATACATCAAATCCATACGAGAGCCATAGTTTCAGAGCAAAGATCAGAGAGAGGGAGCAAATTCACGGATTGACAATTTTACCCCCAGCAAATGAGAAAGCATTCGTGGTCAAATCCTACACACACTTGAAAGTGGCTTCAGAAGTCCAAACCCATTACTCATATAATCTAGTCAAATAATATCTTCGTTCTTCCAGTGGTAGTGGGAGTGTGTAattaggaggaagaagaagcttTATAAATCAACTTCTGCATGATCAATGGAACAGCAGTGCATGCAATTTTTGTTTCACAAGGGAAAGACCCCATTGGATTGGAATGAAATAAAGCACCAGGTAAAAATGCCAAACGATAAAAGAGAGCGACCAACAacgagaaagagaaaaaacagtGTAGGCAAGGTACCGGAGGGGTAGGGTCGATCAGCCCTTACTTGGAAGAAGTATTTAGGTGATTACGGGGTGGGGCCGCCGCGGGGACCTATCTGCATTGGTCATGCAAACAAATGATCAGGCGATCAATTTAAgattgatgaaaaatgaaaattcattACCACATTACCTTACCTGATTTTTATGGGGGGAAGCCAAGAAGACCAAACCACAACAGTAAACAATCGAGTCCAAGGCATCTCCAACTTTAAGAACGCAGCAAACGAACCAGTTCATTCGAGTTGATCAACGACATCTGTATCTTTGTTATCGAATTAGAGATGGAATGCAAGAAACGTACGAAATTAAAACACAGACCAAACGAAAATtagtcccaaaaaaaaaaaaaaacgacgTATAGAATCCACAAGAGAAGTGTTAATAAGGGGACGTACCCACTTATGACGCTGTCAAAGTGAGGGGTTGATGCTTGGCGACCTCTATGCACACATTAAAGACATGCATGCACGAGAAGTGTTAATAAGACTCGTTAAGAATCGATTTCAGCGAGAAGAAAACCCAAAAACTCGAGCAATAAGAATCGGTCTCTGAGTCTCGGACGAAATTAGCACGAATTTTATCGAAGATGAAGACAAGTAAACAAACTttgaccaaaaaagaaaaaggttcagATTTAGGGAAAAAATTATCCAATCGGTTTTGTCGAACAGGAAACAATAAATCgggaaacaaaaggaaaatcgATTTCGAGAAATGCAGCA
The Coffea arabica cultivar ET-39 chromosome 6c, Coffea Arabica ET-39 HiFi, whole genome shotgun sequence genome window above contains:
- the LOC113695152 gene encoding uncharacterized protein, whose amino-acid sequence is MRNKDFIGRVSHDMLEQEDLDAANVLMDLAKDTGSVDRLLAKAPTNQNRNPKKISASAFDSEFSIIHFLSAVRLVLITPVAEDFTVTHSRRVEVANSGKGPRHGLCLEIIGKDARSNSVFQLHKSDKCINASECVQKKLPSLTIEEIVQRLRSSPGDARIFELKASLKDLVRGALKIFSSTIAPSGVPSWQPLITYHKSSKHWSWIGPIPSLLFRGECACVSPKAWGLRSQTLNKLVECFSEWLRASRDMLQKIWNLPPPPLEFMVHWSSAERFSATRNLKISIATISPSSEQVRAYFRMEEALRYLVPQQSFSYTTVDGKKSSVAPMRRCSGKPSRKARDHFILKPNRPPCFTMLCLVRDAAARLPDGMGTRSDICTLVRDSQFIIEDIDDDQVEHVVSGALDRLHYELDPCIRFDRDSRLWFYMHGDREQEDYEYDGTSSIKIHNKMKLPTLGVRRRRRAL